TCCACCAAATCACTTTCCACATAAACAAAGTCAAATTGCATTGCCTCACTCAATAGATAGAGTCTAGAGTAGGGTAAGAGAAGTAAATGAGTTACCTGGTCCGGCATGTGGAGGAGGCGGCGCATCACCATATATGGCTCTGAGCCTTGCCAGAGGAACCACCGAAGAATCAGTAGAGGCTTCAGCATAAAGCTGCTGCTTCCAGTTCCAAATGGTCCTTCTAATGGACTTGTTGGATTTGGCTAGAGATTCCTTCTCAGCCTCAAGAGCTTCAATGGTCCATTGTTGATTCATAGATCTTACCGCAAGGATTCCAAATGAAGCAACCAGACAAACGTTGAtcaatttgttgttgtttgcagCTCTCGCAGCTATGTCCGCTATTCGGTTAACAAACTCCATTTCTTTCCCGAAATCAAATCAAACCCTAAAGTAGAGGCATTTCCGAAAAAACCCAAATTCTCAACATAATAAGCGAAGATTTTCGAGAGACACAGAACATCACAATCAAATGCCAAAACTTAAGGCCTAATTGCATCCAGTGATATTCTATTCCAATTTCAAAAGTATCGATTTCATTGTTACCCTAAGTTTTATACGTTTAACTAGagcattcttttcttcttcaaattaaaaatatgtatgtcgtaacaaaagaaaatgaataatatgAAATCACAAAAACACTAACGTACCAGAAATGGCGGCGGCACCAGCGAGCGGCACCAAACGAGTGAGACGGGTGCTTTTATCTCACGAAATAATAACATATCAGAAGCAGGAGTAGTTTtcgtcattttaattttttatgttattttagtggtattttattttatgttatttacgTCATTTTAGAtgtttataatttcttttctgtATATTAGTTTTAGTATTATAAGCTCTAactaaatttgaattatctttaatacaactaaaacattaaaagaaagcCATCGATTTAAAGataattatcttaatataaatattttactattaactTAAATatgttaacaaatattttagaatagaattaagggttaaatatgtttttagtccctaaactttcggacgattttggttttagtccattttcaaactatggtacaatttagtccttcaactttagaaaactctggttctagtcttttttaccaatttttttaaactttatttgttagtttcaagcacgtttcttagttaacattgaagcaaaaatgtgtcaaacagtgtaaacaatccaaatgctataataaaacgtgtttgaaacaacaaataaagt
This genomic interval from Vigna radiata var. radiata cultivar VC1973A chromosome 8, Vradiata_ver6, whole genome shotgun sequence contains the following:
- the LOC106771103 gene encoding uncharacterized protein LOC106771103, which encodes MEFVNRIADIAARAANNNKLINVCLVASFGILAVRSMNQQWTIEALEAEKESLAKSNKSIRRTIWNWKQQLYAEASTDSSVVPLARLRAIYGDAPPPPHAGPGDTVTKDA